From Halomicrobium salinisoli, the proteins below share one genomic window:
- a CDS encoding orc1/cdc6 family replication initiation protein, which translates to MPRFERKRNVFRNKDALGESYRPERIEERDEEIEAYMDALQPVVDGWEPNNIFLYGNTGVGKTAVTDYLLDVLKEDVEQYDDVDLSVIRLNCKTLNSSYQVAVEMVNTLRPDGAEISSTGYPQQTVFKKLYEELEALGGTVLIVLDEIDSIGDRDELLYELPRAQSNDYLEDTRVGLIGISNDFKFREQLDPRVQDTLCERELQFPPYDAQELTNILESRAAVAISDDGYESGVLNFCAALAARDSGSARQALDLLRLAGEVAENADADKIREDHVEQARSKLEQERVEEGMRELTVHGRLALLAVISKAAKGETPCRTKKLYHEYESLCSSSGTDALAQRSVHNHLSDLRMLGILSAEENRSGSRGNYYSYELDVPFTSAVEAMGDALHLDEEIEVIREIARRNDVG; encoded by the coding sequence ATGCCTCGATTCGAGCGGAAGCGAAACGTCTTCCGCAACAAGGATGCCCTGGGTGAGTCGTATCGGCCGGAGCGGATCGAGGAGCGGGACGAGGAGATCGAGGCCTACATGGACGCCCTTCAGCCGGTGGTCGACGGGTGGGAGCCGAACAACATCTTCCTCTACGGCAACACCGGCGTCGGAAAGACCGCCGTCACCGACTACCTCCTCGACGTGCTCAAGGAGGACGTCGAGCAGTACGACGACGTCGACCTCTCGGTGATTCGCCTCAACTGCAAGACGCTCAACTCCTCCTATCAGGTCGCCGTCGAGATGGTCAACACGCTCCGACCGGACGGAGCGGAGATCAGTTCGACCGGTTACCCACAGCAGACCGTCTTCAAGAAGCTCTACGAGGAACTGGAGGCCCTGGGCGGGACCGTCCTGATCGTCCTCGACGAGATCGACTCGATCGGCGACCGCGACGAGTTGCTCTACGAACTGCCGCGGGCGCAGTCCAACGACTACCTCGAGGACACGCGCGTCGGCCTCATCGGGATCAGCAACGACTTCAAGTTCCGCGAGCAGCTCGATCCCCGCGTTCAGGACACGCTCTGCGAGCGGGAGCTACAGTTCCCGCCGTACGACGCGCAGGAGCTGACCAACATTCTCGAGTCCCGCGCCGCGGTCGCGATCAGCGACGACGGGTACGAGAGCGGCGTCCTGAACTTCTGCGCGGCGCTGGCCGCCCGGGACAGTGGGAGCGCGCGCCAGGCGCTCGATCTCCTCCGGCTGGCCGGCGAGGTCGCGGAGAACGCCGACGCCGACAAGATCCGGGAGGACCACGTCGAGCAGGCCCGCTCCAAGCTCGAACAGGAACGCGTCGAGGAGGGCATGCGGGAACTGACCGTTCACGGCCGCCTCGCGCTGCTGGCGGTCATCTCGAAGGCCGCCAAGGGCGAGACCCCCTGCCGAACGAAGAAGCTGTACCACGAGTACGAGTCGCTGTGTAGCTCCTCGGGGACGGACGCGCTCGCCCAGCGCTCGGTCCACAACCACCTCTCGGACCTCCGGATGCTCGGCATCCTCTCCGCCGAGGAGAACCGCAGCGGCTCTCGCGGGAACTACTACAGCTACGAACTCGACGTCCCCTTCACCAGCGCGGTTGAGGCGATGGGCGACGCGCTGCACCTCGACGAGGAGATCGAAGTCATTCGCGAAATCGCCAGGCGTAACGACGTCGGGTGA
- a CDS encoding lactonase family protein has protein sequence MTDDRIAFVGTYTDGDSEGVYTVRADAEGRIERLGATDAGENPAFLALHPGDHYLYAVNEVDEGAVTAMELDENGDLERLNQVVTGGGADPCHCTVDATGEYLLVAHYTGGTVAMLPIEDDGTVGEPTTVVEHEGKGVHPERQNGPHPHSIQPGPDNEYAYVPDLGTDRVYVYELDLADGDLVPVAEPSVELPDGAGPRHLDFHPNGRHAYLINELDSTITALERDPETGSLTVLDAVSTLPEGYDGDNITADVHVHPSGEFVYGSNRGHDSVAAFAVDEDSGELEPVDRVSTRGEWPRNFAITPDGAHLLAENMDTDDVVTFAIDEVTGELSAMGDVADLPSPVCLQFRD, from the coding sequence ATGACCGACGACCGGATCGCGTTCGTGGGAACGTACACGGACGGCGACAGCGAGGGCGTCTACACGGTTCGCGCGGACGCCGAGGGCCGGATCGAGCGACTGGGAGCGACCGACGCGGGGGAGAACCCCGCCTTCCTGGCGCTGCATCCCGGCGACCACTACCTCTACGCCGTCAACGAGGTCGACGAGGGCGCCGTGACCGCCATGGAACTCGACGAAAACGGCGACCTGGAACGCCTCAACCAGGTCGTCACTGGCGGCGGCGCTGATCCCTGTCACTGCACCGTCGACGCGACCGGGGAGTACCTCCTCGTGGCCCACTACACCGGCGGCACCGTCGCGATGCTGCCCATAGAGGACGACGGTACCGTCGGAGAGCCGACGACCGTCGTCGAGCACGAGGGCAAGGGCGTTCACCCCGAGCGCCAGAACGGACCGCATCCCCACTCGATCCAGCCCGGGCCAGACAACGAGTACGCCTACGTGCCCGACCTCGGGACGGACCGCGTGTACGTCTACGAACTCGACCTGGCGGACGGCGACCTCGTCCCCGTGGCCGAGCCGTCCGTCGAACTGCCCGACGGCGCCGGTCCGCGACACCTGGACTTCCATCCGAACGGCCGCCACGCCTACCTGATCAACGAACTGGACTCCACGATTACGGCGCTGGAGCGCGACCCCGAGACGGGCTCACTGACGGTCCTCGACGCCGTGTCGACGCTCCCCGAGGGTTACGACGGAGACAACATCACCGCCGACGTACACGTCCACCCCTCCGGTGAGTTCGTGTACGGGTCCAACCGGGGCCACGACAGCGTCGCGGCCTTCGCGGTCGACGAGGACAGCGGCGAACTCGAACCGGTCGACCGCGTCTCGACGCGGGGCGAGTGGCCGCGCAACTTCGCGATCACGCCGGACGGCGCGCACCTGCTGGCGGAGAACATGGACACCGACGACGTCGTCACATTCGCTATCGACGAGGTCACGGGCGAACTCTCGGCGATGGGCGACGTCGCCGACCTGCCGAGCCCGGTCTGCCTGCAGTTCCGCGACTGA
- a CDS encoding CARDB domain-containing protein: MGSNDTDRRGRVALSAVLVCALVLAAVAPAAAAPRIFITDADLESERALAGERVNVTVDLENSGDGGALSVDVTANDTVVAERRVSVEANSERTVTTNFTVDDPGTYRIRVNDEGAGWLTVGNAVAETVEERADGRTSRVRVVGASSGASVTADFAENDDDVAVRSLTMTTDRSSFDRRVATYAPPGNASFPVPNGSASTALGALTLEPVSDVDDDTVRVSVDRSLLSTHGVAASDVGAYSYDDGTYRAVPTGVVETTNSQVTYEVEANGSAYVIGVLRPEMVVRERTVNVTETDEGWRFALDATVENVGPVDGEYAAAMAIDGESVDNGSVEVSAGETGTVEFEHVVTESGTYDVGLDGDVVRTVAVSGGGSDGATTDGSNSETGADGSDGDSPTATDGGDGASGDGLSVDVSVPSVEDLGVRNVVIGASVAVLAGGVALIRRL, from the coding sequence ATGGGGTCGAATGACACTGATCGGCGGGGTCGCGTCGCCCTGAGCGCGGTCCTCGTCTGTGCACTGGTCCTCGCCGCGGTGGCGCCGGCGGCGGCGGCGCCGCGCATCTTCATCACCGACGCGGATCTCGAATCGGAACGCGCGCTCGCCGGCGAGCGAGTCAACGTCACCGTCGATCTGGAGAACAGCGGTGACGGGGGTGCCCTGTCCGTGGACGTCACGGCCAACGACACGGTCGTGGCGGAGCGACGGGTCAGTGTGGAGGCGAACTCCGAGCGGACCGTCACGACGAACTTCACCGTCGACGACCCGGGCACCTACAGGATCCGCGTCAACGACGAGGGCGCCGGGTGGCTGACCGTCGGGAACGCGGTCGCCGAGACGGTCGAGGAGCGCGCGGACGGACGGACCTCGCGCGTCCGGGTCGTGGGGGCGTCGTCCGGAGCGAGCGTGACGGCGGACTTCGCCGAGAACGACGACGACGTGGCCGTGAGGTCGCTGACGATGACGACGGACCGGTCGTCGTTCGATCGACGGGTAGCGACGTACGCGCCGCCGGGGAACGCGTCGTTCCCCGTCCCCAACGGGTCCGCGTCGACGGCGCTCGGCGCGCTCACGCTCGAACCGGTGAGTGACGTCGACGACGACACCGTCCGGGTCAGCGTCGATCGGTCGCTGCTGAGCACCCACGGCGTGGCCGCGTCGGACGTGGGTGCCTACAGCTACGACGACGGCACCTACCGCGCGGTGCCGACCGGCGTCGTCGAAACGACGAACTCGCAGGTGACCTACGAGGTCGAGGCCAACGGCTCCGCGTACGTCATCGGCGTCCTCCGGCCGGAGATGGTGGTCCGCGAACGGACCGTGAACGTGACGGAGACCGACGAGGGATGGCGGTTCGCGCTCGACGCCACCGTCGAGAACGTCGGCCCCGTCGACGGCGAGTACGCGGCCGCGATGGCGATCGACGGCGAGTCGGTCGACAACGGGAGCGTCGAGGTCAGTGCGGGCGAGACCGGGACGGTCGAGTTCGAGCACGTCGTCACCGAGAGCGGCACGTACGACGTGGGGCTCGACGGGGACGTCGTTCGGACGGTGGCCGTCAGCGGCGGCGGGTCGGACGGCGCGACCACTGACGGATCGAACAGCGAGACCGGCGCCGACGGGAGCGACGGCGATTCGCCGACCGCGACGGACGGCGGCGACGGAGCGTCCGGCGACGGCCTGAGCGTCGACGTCTCGGTCCCCAGCGTCGAGGACCTCGGCGTCAGGAACGTGGTGATCGGCGCGAGCGTGGCGGTCCTCGCCGGCGGCGTGGCGCTCATCCGACGTCTCTGA
- the aroC gene encoding chorismate synthase produces the protein MNGNEFGRLFRVTTYGESHGEAMGCTVSGVPAGVELSEEDIQADLDRRKPGQSMITTSRGEPDKVAIQSGLQDGYTTGTPVGMVIQNKDARSGKYEPFITAPRPSHGDYTYSAKFGTRNWGGGGRSSARETVNWVAAGGIAKQVLEQSDYDVQIKAHVNQIGDVEAGDVTWEDMLEHTEENEVRCADPDAAEEMRELADEYQKEGDSIGGAIHFECRGVPRGLGAPRFDSFPARLGQMMYSIPAVNDFEYGIGRDARTATGTEYTEDWEFDENGDPTPVGNDHGGIQGGITTGDPIYGEVTWHPPVSFPKTQKTVDWETGEEKEITVTGRHDPVLPPRAVPVVEALLYCTVLDFMLLGGRINPDRLDDRPGEYDTDYHPSSPQNDPEDADTHATTVDED, from the coding sequence ATGAACGGGAACGAGTTCGGCCGACTCTTCCGGGTGACGACCTACGGCGAGTCCCACGGGGAGGCCATGGGGTGTACCGTCTCCGGCGTCCCGGCCGGCGTCGAGCTGTCCGAGGAGGACATCCAGGCGGACCTCGACCGCCGGAAGCCGGGGCAGTCGATGATCACGACCTCGCGGGGGGAACCGGACAAGGTGGCGATCCAGTCGGGACTGCAGGACGGCTACACGACCGGCACGCCCGTCGGGATGGTCATCCAGAACAAGGACGCCCGCTCGGGCAAGTACGAGCCGTTCATCACGGCGCCGCGGCCCTCGCACGGCGACTATACCTACTCGGCCAAGTTCGGCACGCGCAACTGGGGCGGCGGCGGCCGCTCCTCGGCGCGCGAGACGGTCAACTGGGTGGCCGCCGGCGGCATCGCCAAGCAGGTGCTGGAGCAGTCCGACTACGACGTCCAGATCAAGGCCCACGTCAACCAGATCGGCGACGTGGAGGCCGGCGACGTGACCTGGGAGGACATGCTGGAGCACACCGAGGAGAACGAGGTCCGGTGTGCCGACCCCGACGCCGCCGAGGAGATGCGCGAGTTGGCCGACGAGTACCAGAAAGAGGGCGACTCGATCGGCGGGGCCATCCACTTCGAGTGCCGCGGCGTGCCCCGCGGCCTCGGCGCGCCGCGGTTCGACTCGTTCCCCGCCCGCCTGGGCCAGATGATGTACTCGATTCCCGCGGTCAACGACTTCGAGTACGGCATCGGCCGGGACGCGCGGACCGCGACGGGAACGGAGTACACTGAAGACTGGGAGTTCGACGAGAACGGGGATCCGACGCCCGTCGGCAACGACCACGGCGGCATCCAGGGCGGCATCACGACCGGCGATCCCATCTACGGCGAGGTCACCTGGCACCCGCCCGTCTCCTTCCCCAAGACCCAGAAGACGGTCGACTGGGAGACCGGCGAGGAGAAGGAGATCACGGTCACGGGCCGCCACGACCCCGTGCTGCCGCCGCGGGCGGTCCCCGTCGTCGAGGCGCTGCTGTACTGCACCGTGCTGGACTTCATGCTGCTGGGCGGCCGGATCAACCCCGACCGCCTCGACGACCGGCCCGGCGAGTACGACACCGACTACCATCCCTCCAGTCCGCAGAACGACCCCGAGGACGCGGACACCCACGCGACGACCGTGGACGAGGACTGA
- a CDS encoding uracil-DNA glycosylase → MDANQESMSNPFGMDEDCQNCPALCETRETIAHGYGDVGADFIVLGDSPSEGADESGIPFTGETERELLDVLAAVDLCEDPDAAEPDLDGVFLTYVTRCRHPDRDATDEEVVNCEPYLNSEVRMINPELLLPVGQRPLEELAFEYTTMGEDELDVREQHATTLRGRGFEIIPVIPPAEQTDAEREELLEHLSETLGRDYRQTKGRRAR, encoded by the coding sequence ATGGACGCCAATCAGGAGTCCATGTCGAACCCCTTCGGCATGGACGAGGACTGCCAGAACTGCCCCGCGCTCTGCGAGACGCGGGAGACCATCGCCCACGGCTACGGCGACGTCGGTGCGGACTTTATCGTCCTCGGCGACAGCCCCAGCGAGGGCGCCGACGAGTCTGGGATCCCCTTCACCGGCGAGACGGAGCGGGAGCTACTGGACGTCCTCGCCGCCGTCGACCTCTGCGAGGACCCCGACGCCGCGGAACCCGACCTGGACGGCGTCTTCCTCACCTACGTCACGCGCTGTCGGCACCCCGACCGCGACGCCACCGACGAGGAGGTCGTCAACTGCGAACCGTACCTCAATAGCGAGGTGCGGATGATCAACCCCGAACTCCTGCTGCCCGTCGGCCAGCGGCCGCTGGAGGAACTGGCCTTCGAGTACACCACGATGGGCGAGGACGAACTCGACGTCCGGGAGCAACACGCCACGACGCTCCGCGGGCGCGGGTTCGAGATCATCCCCGTGATCCCGCCGGCGGAGCAGACGGACGCGGAGCGCGAGGAGCTGCTTGAGCACCTCTCGGAGACGCTGGGGCGGGACTACCGCCAGACGAAGGGTCGGCGCGCGCGGTGA
- a CDS encoding cyclic nucleotide-binding/CBS domain-containing protein: MNTDVTVSEVMDREFVGVTESDGVLETVELLLQEEIEVAVVLRGQDPVGVFADRDALGLLVADDGPDHLADATVGEVMTEEIPSVDGDASLAAARDRMTTRDTRWLIVSDGTEPTGVLTEHDLLTSSTLQRATGTSEAESVEASARRVEAGREADAGAGATEGAGGQSGFEDQSICEKCGTLAHDLSSFNGQLLCADCRDI; encoded by the coding sequence ATGAATACGGACGTCACTGTCAGCGAGGTGATGGACCGGGAATTCGTCGGCGTCACCGAGTCGGACGGCGTCCTCGAGACGGTCGAGTTGCTCCTGCAGGAGGAGATCGAAGTGGCCGTCGTCCTCCGCGGGCAGGACCCGGTCGGGGTGTTCGCCGACCGGGACGCGCTCGGCCTGCTGGTCGCGGACGACGGGCCGGATCACCTGGCGGACGCGACCGTCGGCGAGGTGATGACCGAGGAGATCCCGTCGGTCGACGGCGACGCCAGCCTGGCGGCCGCGCGCGACCGGATGACCACGCGCGACACTCGCTGGCTGATCGTCTCCGACGGCACGGAGCCGACGGGCGTGCTCACCGAACACGACCTCCTGACGAGTTCGACGCTCCAGCGGGCGACGGGCACGAGCGAGGCCGAGAGCGTCGAGGCCTCCGCTCGGCGGGTCGAGGCCGGCCGAGAGGCGGACGCCGGAGCCGGCGCCACGGAGGGGGCCGGCGGCCAGAGCGGGTTCGAGGACCAGAGCATCTGTGAGAAGTGCGGGACGCTCGCCCACGACCTGTCTTCGTTCAACGGGCAGCTGCTGTGTGCCGACTGTCGGGACATCTGA
- a CDS encoding DUF7344 domain-containing protein: MATRDPLDGEALPEAVVDDLLDDGRRRRLLDVLFEADGPMAIDDVATELWARETDTDPEDVSDNERRRVRNDVFQHHLPKLTATEVVAYDSVVGTLELDDAGPVFERLRE, encoded by the coding sequence ATGGCAACTCGCGATCCGCTGGACGGCGAGGCGCTCCCCGAAGCGGTCGTCGACGACCTGCTGGACGACGGACGGCGTCGACGCCTCCTCGACGTGCTGTTCGAGGCCGACGGGCCGATGGCGATCGACGACGTCGCGACGGAGCTGTGGGCCCGGGAGACCGATACGGACCCGGAGGACGTGAGCGACAACGAGCGGCGTCGCGTTCGCAACGACGTCTTCCAGCATCACCTCCCCAAACTGACCGCGACGGAGGTCGTCGCGTACGACTCCGTGGTCGGGACCCTCGAACTCGACGACGCCGGACCGGTGTTCGAGCGGCTCCGGGAGTGA
- a CDS encoding CBS domain-containing protein codes for MLVRELMATDVVTVDRDAALDAAVERMLAEDVGSVVVLADGTPAGIVTESDALRAALETGRPLAEIAVADLCHGAVVTTAPDSTVQRVARRMADRNVKKVPVLDGIDLVGIVTLTDVVHHLSDIRREASAVEAARDRWESDDA; via the coding sequence ATGCTCGTTCGCGAGCTCATGGCCACCGACGTCGTCACCGTCGACCGCGACGCGGCGCTCGACGCCGCCGTCGAGCGCATGCTGGCCGAGGACGTCGGGTCCGTCGTGGTGCTCGCCGACGGGACTCCGGCGGGCATCGTCACCGAATCGGACGCGCTCCGGGCGGCGCTGGAGACGGGCCGTCCGCTCGCGGAGATCGCCGTCGCCGACCTCTGTCACGGAGCGGTCGTGACGACGGCGCCCGACAGCACGGTCCAGCGCGTCGCTCGCCGGATGGCCGACCGGAACGTCAAGAAGGTGCCGGTCCTCGACGGCATCGACCTGGTCGGCATCGTGACGCTGACCGACGTCGTCCACCACCTCTCGGACATCCGCCGTGAGGCGTCGGCGGTGGAGGCGGCCCGTGATAGATGGGAGTCGGACGACGCCTGA
- a CDS encoding GNAT family N-acetyltransferase: MEVAVADAADADAVADLWVALAADQIAHGSHILPGENRATIRESVDHHLVADELLVARRDGVVVGFVMFTVENGRFEQDADRGIVENIYVTPAHRGRGVGSELLAAAERTLEDRGVDVVALDVMADNEAARRFYRRHGYEPHRVQMEKATESDTL, from the coding sequence ATGGAGGTCGCCGTCGCCGACGCCGCCGACGCCGACGCCGTCGCCGACCTCTGGGTGGCACTGGCCGCCGACCAGATAGCCCACGGCTCGCACATCCTCCCCGGGGAGAACCGGGCGACCATCCGCGAGTCCGTCGACCATCACCTGGTCGCCGACGAACTCCTGGTCGCTCGCCGCGACGGCGTCGTCGTCGGTTTCGTCATGTTCACCGTCGAGAACGGCCGGTTCGAGCAGGACGCCGACCGCGGCATCGTGGAGAACATCTACGTGACGCCTGCTCACCGCGGCCGTGGAGTCGGGAGCGAACTCCTGGCGGCGGCCGAACGCACACTCGAGGACCGGGGCGTCGACGTTGTCGCGCTGGACGTCATGGCCGATAACGAGGCGGCCCGACGGTTCTACCGCCGCCACGGATACGAGCCCCATCGGGTGCAGATGGAGAAGGCGACGGAAAGCGACACGCTCTAA
- a CDS encoding DUF5785 family protein: protein MDWPFDPDGEKGSEGRRKYGHAILAKKIDEEEDFPLSAEEYVDQYGDHPVRIDYETVVSVADVFELVDQEEFEDFPDFHGTVGEALREADYWPYRLEHA from the coding sequence ATGGACTGGCCGTTCGATCCCGACGGTGAGAAGGGCAGCGAGGGGCGTCGCAAGTACGGGCACGCCATCCTGGCGAAGAAAATCGACGAGGAGGAGGACTTCCCCCTCTCAGCCGAGGAGTACGTCGACCAGTACGGCGACCACCCCGTCCGGATCGACTACGAGACCGTCGTGAGCGTGGCGGACGTCTTCGAGCTCGTCGATCAGGAGGAGTTCGAGGACTTCCCTGACTTCCACGGCACGGTCGGGGAGGCGCTCCGTGAGGCCGACTACTGGCCCTACCGCCTCGAGCACGCCTGA